From Halapricum desulfuricans, a single genomic window includes:
- a CDS encoding Tfx family DNA-binding protein, giving the protein MADGDADPLAEFEYPAEKLVLTDRQAEVLALRERGLTQAEIADRFDTTRANVANIESSARDNAEQARNTVAFLELLDPPVETEIEAHTSLFDVPPRVYSACDEADVKVNSSAVELVEEVRSSVADAIEDNILKRPIRVYVTERGDVRIAAGNSSGSS; this is encoded by the coding sequence ATGGCCGACGGAGACGCGGACCCGCTCGCGGAGTTCGAGTATCCCGCCGAGAAGCTCGTGTTGACAGACCGGCAGGCCGAAGTGCTCGCGCTCCGCGAGCGGGGGCTGACACAGGCCGAGATCGCCGATCGCTTCGATACGACGCGTGCGAACGTCGCGAACATCGAATCGAGCGCGCGAGACAACGCGGAGCAAGCGCGCAACACCGTCGCCTTTCTGGAGCTGTTAGACCCGCCAGTGGAGACCGAAATCGAGGCCCATACGTCGCTTTTCGACGTGCCACCGAGGGTGTACTCCGCGTGTGACGAGGCCGACGTCAAGGTCAACAGTTCCGCGGTCGAGCTGGTCGAGGAAGTGCGCTCGTCGGTCGCCGACGCAATCGAAGACAACATTCTCAAACGACCGATCCGAGTCTACGTCACGGAACGTGGCGATGTCCGGATCGCCGCCGGCAACTCGTCCGGTTCGTCATGA